Proteins encoded together in one Passer domesticus isolate bPasDom1 chromosome 6, bPasDom1.hap1, whole genome shotgun sequence window:
- the PLEK2 gene encoding pleckstrin-2, producing MEEEAGVLKEGFLVKRGHVVRNWKVRWFVLLQDKLLYYKIEGGKKEPSPKGRILLDGCTITCPCLEYENRPLLIKLKTKTNTDYFLECCSREERDSWALDITGAIHAGHPVQVQELHRMKNSFKLLENISLHNIVERMYDSSTGIKLTRNLDQGNRYKETFTGSALVDWLISNSFAVSRFEAVTLASMLMDENFIRPVGVRSTEATRSSDPSEKFLDDSTALYMFAESSKKNTSSKEEVSFNISELSGTIVKQGFLVKQGHKRKNWKVRKFVLRADPAFLHYYDPTKEDNKPVGGFSLRGCLVSALEDNGVPAGVKGNVQGNLFKIITKNDIHYYIQASSKAERVQWIEAIKPLT from the exons ATGGAGGAAGAAGCTGGAGTGCTGAAGGAGGGCTTCCTCGTCAAACGG GGACATGTTGTTCGTAACTGGAAAGTGAGATGGTTCGTTCTGCTTCAGGATAAGCTGCTCTATTACAAAATTGAAGGAGGCAAGAAGGAGCCTTCTCCAAAGGGCAGGATCCTTTTGGATGGCTGCACTATTACTTGTCCATGCCTGGAATATGAGAACAGACCG CTACTCATCAAACTAAAGACAAAAACCAATACAGACTATTTCCTTGAATGTTGCTCCAGGGAGGAACGTGACTCTTGGGCTTTGGACATCACTGGAGCTATTCATGCTGGTCATCCAGTACAGGTACAAGAACTTCACAGAATGAAGAACtccttcaaactgctagaaaatATCAGCCTCCA CAATATAGTGGAGAGAATGTatgacagcagcactggaatTAAGCTGACCCGCAATTTGGATCAAGGCAACAGATACAAAGAGACCTTCACAG gtTCTGCCCTGGTGGACTGGCTCATCTCCAACAGCTTTGCTGTGTCACGATTCGAGGCCGTCACCTTGGCGTCCATGCTGATGGATGAGAACTTCATCAGGCCCGTGGGAGTCCGCAGCACCGAGGCCACGCGCTCCAGCGACCCCTCTGAGAAGTTCCTCGACGACTCCACCGCACTCTACATGTTT GCTGAGAGCAGTAAGAAAAATACTAGTTCCAAGGAAGAGGTCAGTTTTAACATCTCTGAATTAAGTGGCACAATTGTGAAGCAAGGATTCCTGGTGAAACAG gggcacaaaagaaaaaactggAAGGTGAGAAAATTTGTTTTGAGAGCTGATCCTGCTTTTTTGCACTACTATGATCCCACCAAG GAAGATAACAAGCCAGTAGGTGGATTCTCTCTTCGTGGCTGTCTTGTCTCAGCTCTGGAGGACAATGGAGTCCCAGCAG gaGTGAAGGGCAATGTGCAAGGCAACCTTTtcaaaatcatcaccaaaaatGACATTCATTATTACATCCAGGCCAGCTCCAAGGCAGAACGAGTGCAGTGGATTGAGGCAATCAAACCACTGACATGA